One Carya illinoinensis cultivar Pawnee chromosome 5, C.illinoinensisPawnee_v1, whole genome shotgun sequence genomic window, TTTGTCGCTTCTGCTTGTCCATTTGCTTGTAGATGACCCGATGAGGAGAATTTCACTTTTATCTTTAACTCTGCACACCATTCCCTATAATGGTCTGAGTCAAACTAGCATCCATTGTCTGTGACTATCCTTTGCGAGATCCCATATCTACAAACAACGTTCTTCCACAAAAACCTTGTCACATTTGCCAGTGACTCTGCCTCCGCCCACTTTGTGAAATAGTCAACTGCGATGATCATGAACTTCACGCCTCCTCTCCCCAAAGGGAAAGGTCCAACTGGATCCAAGCTCCACTGAGCAAAGGGATAGGGTGCAGTCATGGAGGTTAACTCCTCTAGGGGGTGTGAGGCACCAATGCGTGCGTTTGGCATTTGGCGCATTTTTTAGTAAATTCTCAGGCATCCCTTAGTGCATTGGGCCAATAGTACCCAGCACTTACTGCCTTCCTCGCTAGGGCCTTTCCTCCAGGATGGTTCCTACATATTCTTCGTATATTTCCACTAGGATATATTTTGCCTCTTGTGGTGAGATGCATTGTAGTAACCGAGTTGAAAAGTCCCTTTTGTAAAGGATCCCATCGATAAGCATGAATCTCGCTTCCCTTCTCCTTATTCTCCTCgcctctttctttcctttaggCAATTTAGCTATGTCTAAATATTTGACCACGTCACTAACCCATTCTAGAATGTTTGAGCCTAGGACGCCCACTTCCCTCCCAATGTTGGGACCTCGATGACTTTTCTTTCGACTCACCATGGGAGGGGCGCTTCTTCCATTCCTTATGTTGCGCGTGCCAGTCTATCTGTCACTTCGTTATCCCCCCAGAGTATTTAAGATATattgaaatacaaaaaatgATCGTGTGTCTCCTAGACTCGGGCCAAGTACTTCTTCAACCTCTCCCCTTTGGTGGCATATAGATCCAGCACCTAATTGACCGCTACCTATGAATCTGATTTACCTCTACCTCGGTTTCTCCTATCACTACAGCTATCGAAAGCCATGCCACCAATGCTTTATATTCTACCTCATTATTGGTTGCTTGGAATGTTAGTGTTGTCATGTAGTGTCGTTCTTGACCGTCAGGACTGAGCAAATGCATCCCCAAGCCTCTGCCAGCCCAGCAAGAGGAGCCATTTACAGAGAGCACCCATGACTTCCCTGCCGGAGTTACCACATCTTCTTGGGGAAAACCCCAAAATTCTGCTTCAAAGTCCACCAGCACTTGCCCCTTTACCGCCTTCCTTGGCATTTATTCTATGTCAAACTTGCTTAGCTCAATCGAACACCCTAGTAACCTTCTTGAGGTGTCAGGTTTTCGTAGTGCCTTTTCCAACATGCTCTCTGTGAGTGCCCTTACTACATGAGCCTGAAAATATGGGCGAAACCTCCTGGCCGCTGTTACCAAAGTGAAAGCTAACATCTCCTCTTGGGGGTATCTTACCTTCGCTTCCCTCAAAGCTTGACTTACATAGTATACAGGAAGTTAGGTGAAACCTTCTTTTACTAAGACGACTAAAACTGCATGCAGGGAGACTGCTAGATATGTATAGAGTATGTCACCTTTCTGTGGTTGCTTTAAGAGTGGTGGGTTGGCTAGGTGTTGCTTTAACTTTTCAAAGGCCTCGTCAGATTCTTTATTCCAAGAGTGTGTCTTACGTAGCACTAGGAAGAAAGGGAGGCATTTGTTCATCAACCTAGCTATAAATCTACTCAGGGCGGCTACCCTTCCTGCCAACCACTAAGTGTCGTTCAGATTTCTCGGGAGAGACTTCAATTCCTCTCTCAAACACAATAAATCCTAAGAACTTTCTTGACTTGACTCCAAAAGCACATTTTGCCTGGTTCAGCTTCATCTTGTAATGTCGTAGGATTTTGAATGCCTCCCGCAAATCATTAAGGTGCTGGGCAAGTTCTTTGCTCTTCACGAGCAGGTTGTCTACATAAACTTCTAAGGACTTCCTAATCTGCTTCTTAAACATTCGATTAACCAATCTTTGGTAAGTCGCTCTTGCATTCTTCAACCTAAACTGCATAAACTGGTAGCAATATAGTCCCCGATCTATAATGAACGACATCTTTTCCTCGTCTACTGGGTGCATTCAGATCTGATTGTAGCCTGAATAAGCATCCATGAAACTTAGCATCCAATCTTACTGTGGTGTTTATGATAAAATCAATACGTGGAAAGGGAAACTATCTTTTGGGCAGGCCTTATTCAAGTCAATGAAATCCATGCAcattctctacttttcatttgCTTTTTCCACTTGGACAACCATTTTGAATAATGGCCTTCCTTGATGAATCCAGCGGCGAGTAGACATTTCACTTCTTCGTCAATGGTGGCATACTTTTCTATGCTAAACGACCTTCTTTTCTGGAGCATTGGCTTATGCAAGGGATCTACGCATAGTCGATGTTCGATAACACTATTGTCTATCCCAGGCATCTCCTCATGGCTCCAAGTGAAAACATCTCGGTGCTCTATTAATAGCTGCTTTAGAGCTTCTCTGTCCCTTAGAGGGACTTGGCTCCTGATACGTGTGGTAGCACTAGGGCGGTCAGGGTACAGTGTTACAATTTCTAGTGGCTTGTTTGCTTCAGCCTTCTAAAAGCTTTGTTCATCTCTAACCTCCACACTCTTTTCCAGAGACACCACCAAGGGTGGTGGTAAGGATGGTGCCAACGCTTCACTTCCTCTTGTAATGGCACACACTTCATTTTGATTGCTCTTTAGTTATTGTACGTAATATTCTCACGCCCGAGTTTGTTCGCCTTGTGCCTCACCCACTCTGCCGTCAGTTGGAAACTTCATCTTGAGGTGGTGAGTGGATGTAACCGCCTTGAGATTATTGAGCGTTGGTCTCCCCAATATGGCATTATAAGAGGATGGGGCCTTTACCACCAAGAAATCAGTCATGATGGTTGCTGTCTACGTCCCCATCCCGACAGTCAATGAGAGGGTAATAGCGTCGACTGGTTGTATTGTATCTCCAGAAAAAACCCTTTAATTGTGTCTTGGAGGGTCTTAGTTTATTGGCACTAATACCCTTCATAGTGAAAGCCTCCCAGAATTGTATATCTGCTAAGCTTCCATTGTCAATTAGTATCTACCTGGTTGTGTAATTGGCTATTATGAGGGTAACTACCAAGGCATCATCGTGTGGTTACAACACTTCTTCTCGATCTTCCTCCTTGGAGGATATGACTGCTTGAGtatcaaattttttatgtttgggGCCCTGTTTGTCACATATATTTCCTCATACCTTTCCCTTCGTGTATGCGTCTTTCGGCTAGACGTGGACACACTACCCCTAGTGAAACCCCCATCAATCGTCCAAGTCTCCCCTGTGGGCATTAGTTCTGTATTAGCATCACCAGTTAAGACTATTGCTCCTTCTAGAATCGCGTCCAAACTCATGGCGCCTTTTTGGCTTTGAGCATTCTGCAACCATTCATTCCAACTCTCTAGTCCCTACTAGCTCAGTCACCCTCTTCTTCATAGTCGTGCAATCTTTAGTCCAATGTGACCCTGTTTGATGGTACTTGTAGTAACGGCTGCCTATCCTAACTTGATGGCATTCCTTGTTGTCCTTCTCATCTTCTCGCACGCTCAAATTGTTGTGTATCAATATGGGATTGTCGTCTAGCCACCTTTCTCTCCTTCTATCTTGATGATTTGATTCAGGCTTCTTGTCAACTTGCCCATTTCTCCGTTTGTTCTTGTTTTCATCTTTCCTTGGATCCAAAAATGCTTGTAAGGTATCTTCGGCGTTAACAAAATCATCCGCCTTATCCATAAATTCTCTTAGGGTGGAAGGAGTCTTTCTAGCCAATTCAACCATGAAGGGACTGCATGGCTAGATCCCACCTAGGAGGGAGGCGAATGTAATCTTCTCATCCTGGTCATTCGTTGGTAGCCTTTTCTTGTTGAAGTTGGTAAGGTAGGCCTTTAGGTTCTCATCTTCCTTTTGTTTGACTGTTAGCAAATAGGCGGCTAGGCGTCAACGTCTCCTACTGGGCAAGAATTGTGTTACGAACTGCTTAGCGAATtctttgaagttgtttattgaCCTCGGCCTGAGGGTTCTGAACCACCCTCTTGTTGTCCCCTTTAGGGTCAAGGGGAAAGCTCGGCATGCAATTTTCCTAGGGAAACCATGGAGCGTGATGTGGGCTTTAAAGTTCTCCAGATGGTTCACAAGATCTTTGGACCCATTGTACATATCTATTTGGGGCACCTTGAATTTTGGTGGGAGCAGCATGGCCATAATCTTGTCACTATATGGCAGATCGATTTGGTTTAATAGCCATTCTACCAAGGAAGACTCTCCCATTTTCTtcaccatctcttcatattttccAACTAGACTTCGCAGCTCGTCAtgcatctttttcttctctgcCTCTCCTAGGCTCAGCTCCCCATTGCAATGTGCTTCACCTTCACCTTGCTCACTGTGACTTGGTGAGATTATGTCGTTGGGTTCTATGTTCTTTTGCCGCAagtcatcattttctttctttagagCCTCCATTGCATCCAATGCCTTCTTCAACTTTTCTTTTGCCATTGCTAGTCGCGCTTCCATGGATGTTGGTAATGTATCCATTTCACGGTTTGCAGGAATGGGTTAGGGTCAGCATGTGAGAAACACGTTGGTATCTAATGAGAATCTGAACTTAGATCCCACAGACGACACCATTGTAAAGGATGTGTCCCACCACCCAAATGTAGTTGTTCACCTACAAAATGTGAGTGGACGTCGGTGTTATACACCTACAAAcactccgatgcttaagttagtAATAAGTAACACCTGCTAATCAAGAATTCAAGTTTAGTTCATCTACCTGGTATACATTTATAGGCATTAGATTGAATTATATCAACACTGCAGTTAGATCATGCTCATGTGATACCTATCTCATGTGATGTTTATCAGCTTAGATTATCCCTGAGTATCTAGAGTGATCATATATGTTCATGGAATTCTTATCCTTTTGTGCAAGGATAAGTGGACCCTCCGGGCTGGAAACACTAAATGGACCCTCCAGTATTTGGAACTCCCTTCAACTTCGGCATTGTACTTACTAAGGAAGAAGAGAAGGGCCAAATTAAATCTATCAACACAAAGGCCACAATTGAGCACAAAACAAATACAGCAGAGAAATCACACATGCACAATAGAGACAACCAAAGTAGACATCATGCATGCACAACAAAGACAAAACTCTCATAGCAGACACCTCCCATACATAGTAGAGAAATAGTGAATCttctataattgtaaatataaacaATCCTATCTCTATGTAAATTCTATTAGTAGCAATACTTGTATATACAGACTGTAAATTCACGAAAGCATATatgagaaaagagaatgaaatcaCCACATTATCTTCTGGGTATTGTGTCAAACACTTGATATACATTCTGGAAATTTATTTCattatggtatcaagagcctatTAAGACCAAcgtcttttttttaaatagccaAATGGCTTCTGATGAGTCTTCTCCTATCTTTACTACACAAAACCCATCTCCGAATCTCATCCCCACCATATTCAACCTTGCAAGTAATTTTGCCACTATTAAACTTATGGTAGACAACTTTCTCttatggaaagcataaatggtTCCCTTTCTAAAGAGCCATCAACTGTTTGATCATGTGGATGGTTCAGCTCCCATACCTCCCGCCATGATCGACAGCTAGCCCAACCCTGAGTATAATCAGTGGCTGTTGCTGGACCAGCATATATTGTCTGCCATCAATTCTTCTTTATTTGAACTTGTCCTCACACAAGTCCTTGAGTGTGCTATGGCTCAAGAGGTCTGGGATACATTGACTACCCTGTTTGTAAAAAACCTAGGCATACTACCCTTTCATGCTATCACAAGTTAAATCACAGTTATCAATCAACACCCCCTCCCTCCTTATTTGCTAATTTGACCACCACGGCTTCACCTACATCATATATTAATTCTTAGTTTCCTAGCACTGTAGCCACTCACCATTTTACATTTGATTTCAACAACCTCAACTTggattcatcatcatattaggGCTCCATGGCTCAATCATGCCCATACAACACATTGGTTTAGCACAACTTCATATGCCTTCCAGCAATTTTCTTCTTACTAAACTTTTGCATGTTCTCTCAATAACAAAATTTGCTATCTGTGCATCAATTTTGTTCTgataattctatttattttgaattttactcTGATtgttttcttgtgaaggatttaCAAACTTGGGGGTTCTACTTCAGGACACCATTAACAATGGTTTGTATGTCTTACCTACGGAGGCCACTACTTCATCGCAAGAATCTATGTCTCCCCAAGCTTTCATTGGTGAACGAACCACTTCTTTTCAATATCATCTTTGGCTTGGACACCAATCTCAATGTCTCAAAAACCTTGTTATTCATACTTTTGATTGACCTACTAGTTCAAACGCACCTGTTCATCACTGCACTGCTTGTTTACAAGCCAAAACTCATGCACTTCCACACCCTTTAACTTCTTCACGATCCATCAAACCATTTGAGTTGCTTTTCCTAGATGTGTGGGGTCCGGTCCCAACTTTATCCACAAACAGTTGtaggttttatttttccattattgATGATCACACTAAGTATATTTGGATTTTTCCTATTAAACCAAAATCGGATGTTTGTCACATTTTTATTGCCTTTTTGCGTTATGTGAGTAATTACTTTTCTTTAAATGTAATGGCTGTTCAATCTAACTGGGGCCGTGAATTTTGACCtcttaaaaaaattcttcaatcTTTTGGCATTGTACATCGCATTACATGCCTCTATTCTCATGAACAAAATGGAACCATTGAACGTCATCACAGGCATATAGTGGAGACTGGCTTGTTGCTTTTAGCTCAAGCCTCCATGCCTTCTCAATATTGGTCAGACGCATTCcaaacatctttttttttttttttttttttaattaagcgGATGCCTACAcctatcttaaaaaataaatccccTTTCCAaatgctttttaaaaaaaatcccaattataattttcttcgcATCTTTGGGACTACATGTTGGCCAAATTTACGGCCCTATAATAAACACAAAATGGATCATCAATCCACACTTTGTGTGTTCATGGGCTATAGCCCCAATCACAAGGCGTATAAGTGTCTTCATCTACCATCAAGCTGGATCTACACATCTAAAGATGTCATCTTTAATGAAACCTAATTTCCCTTTGATTTACATCCCACCGTCTCAATCCATAACCAACCTACTGTCCTACCTCAGTTAAATTTCACTCCTTCCACACATTTAGGGCCCACTACTCTACACTAATCCACTCAAGCCCAACCACACTGGTCAACAAACACTCCCTCCTCTCCTGATCGAATTCACAACACTCCTTCCTAGGCCACTCACTTTTGCACTCGGCCCATCCCTTCACCGACTCCTCAAAGTCCACGATGATCTAGGTCTTGACTTCAAAGCTAGATTTAGAGATGTGATCTTCATCCTCAACAAAGCTGAAAAACTTTGCAAGTTTTTCAAAAATGGATAACTAGCTCTTGTCCAACGATTCTTCATCTCCCTTGTAATCATTATCACCTTTGAAGATCAAATAAAGCCCACACTTTTTCACCTCAATTCCATTTATGAATGGTGGGTCTTGCCCTCTCACATTTATGTCATAACCATCTCTCAACTTTGAAACTAACAAATGACAATCTGGATATCGAAACAAGTAAATTTGATCTTCATTCATCTTTGGAACTCCCTTCAACTTTGGCATTGTACTGAACAAAAGTTTATTTAGTTTGACAATATTTGCTCATGCACATGGTAGTGCAGGAAGTTGATCTCTTATGTCATTAGGTATTTGATGGTTGAGGGAGACAACAACGCCTATTATGACACCTTTGATATCATGATTTTTGTGATATGAGAATCTAACCTCAAGAGAAAACCAAGCTGAAATATTGTTTCTAAGCATACTAAGAGACCTTAAATTCCCCCaagaaatcttaaaaaaataaaaagcaactAACTTGTTGATCCACGATAGTTCCTAGTATGAAGACTAATGTAAAAAGAGCAACTTCTTAATTCATGATTGTTTATGCGCTTAAACATGGACAAGTGGGAGACGTAGAAAACCTTAGAAAGTTTTCTTTTTACCACAAATGAGCATGCTTTGCAACCACTCATAAACAACCTTGTCAATGACTTCATGCATTTAAGGCCCAGAATATCCTCCACCTTCTCACAGTTTGCAAGGTTCAGCTCACGCAAGCTTTCCAACTTTGACATATCAGACACCCTTTCCAATGCAATACGGTTCGCAACTTGAGGGAAGTGGAGGAAGAGATTTCAATTGCTCGCAATAGGGTAATAAAAGCTTTTTCAGAAATGGAAGACCCCTCAAGCTGGACGAAAtgctgaaaaaattattatgacTTAGATTCAAAATCTCCAATGATGACAGCCTTTTAAAATCATCAGGAATTTTACCACATAGATTCCAAGCCTGAGTATCCAGTTCTTCAATCGAGCATGAATTGGAGAAAGAAGCTAGAAGTCTGAAAGGATTATGTTTCTCTTTTTCAGCTACACCCAAATCCTCTCTAGGTACCCTATTTTCAACTAACAAGAAATCAGGTTTCTTAGCCCTTTCTAATATCATTAAGCTTGAAAGCATCCCAAAGATTTCAGGTAACTCCTTGAATGCAGTTTCTTCCATCAGCAAGTGATGCAAAGACTTAAAATTTCCTATTGAATTAGGAATTTTATGGAGCTATGTACATTTACTCAatctaaatattacaagattttCCAGCATCCCAATTGATTCTGGAAATTCAGAAATATTGGAATTAGATATGTTTAGAGAAGTAAGAGTGAACATGCTTCCAATTGATTCTGGTAAAAATTTAAGATCTTTACAATTCCTCATCTCAAGCTTCCTCAGCATTTTCAGGGCACCTACCTGATCAGATAGATTTGTAATTGGTGTCTGGGCTAACAGAAGCTCAACAAGAGAAGCTAATCCTTCAATTGAATCAAGCAACTTGCTCAAAGACAGACAATTCCTAGCTGACAAGTGCTTTAAATATGGTAAGGAACCAATAGAAGCATACAGTTTTCTGATTGCAATACCATGTAATTGAAATTTTTCCAATGATATAAGATTGCCAACAACATCTAGAATTGAAGTGAGTCATTCACATCAAATTATACTTAGTATCTAATGGTTTAGCAAAGATCCAGCAGAATTAGGTATTTCTTCTATAGCAATATTATAAAGAAAGAGTTCCTTCTAGGAAGACAACTTTCCAATGCAGTTGGGAAGTTTCGTTAAGAACCCTTTTCCTTATTAATGTGGCTATATCTTTCAATTTTAACCCAATGCATaccaagtgtttgtgtttattCCTCAACCAAGTCACACTacttatttgtttatatttgttGTGGTAATATTACCCATATAACTAGAACATAAGTGTGATTGGTTCGTGTAAAAAGTTGAGACTATTCTAAGTGGAAAGTTGAGACTATTCTGAGTGGTTCATCATGTCATATACTTCATTGAAAATTCACATATGACAGCTATCATTGAAAATACAGcaagtgtttgtttttatgTCTCAACCAAATTACTTCATTCATTTTGTTACGATTTTACTTGCATTCAGGCTCATACATCAGGGGCATTTAATTCATAAAAAGTTGAGACACATAGGAGctgttcatcatgtctttatTAGTGTCTTTATCTCGACACACATAAGTGGTATTTATTCTCTTATGGGTCTTGTCatattagtgacaaaaagggagagtattggaagagcaaattgaaatattttggtatTGAAAAATTTAGCGgaagtttaatgaatttgttgagggggagttgaATGATATTGAGGGAgagaaagtttatttttattagaaataattttGATGTTGGACTAGAAAATGCTTAGACTTTGAATTAGATTTTAAATCTTGTGAATGATGATAGTACTAATCTTAGTCACTGTTCTatgtcattattttttattcttaattatttgcTTGGAATTTCTACTCTATTTCTTGGTTTGTTGTTTGTGCTTTTGATAGGATTTATATTACTTTcatcaaattgattttgtcACCAATTCGCCAAAGGGGGGGATTGTAAATGCAAAATTTTGTTGGCTAGGATTAGGTGACTAAGTTGATAAGTTTGAATAGAATTAAGTAATTAAAATGGTAAGGTTTATCCAATCattgtgtttgtaattttggatgaatgtaaaatatttattgactttatctataacaatattgagtttatctagaagtcttagaggttgtttagataagtcattttTATGAAATTCGAGTCCAAAAGGATCTGCACTTATCTAGAACAGAAGCTGAATAGAAATCAGTTAATGCAAAGAAGAGTTATTGCAAAGTGTCAACAATCTATCAGGAAACGTCTCGCGACAAACTCACCTCGTCAGTAGAATCCTACTAAAATTGGAACTATTtccaaattgtttatttaagggatTCTACTAGTTAGGATCTGTAGAAATTCAGATCTAGATATTTTTTAGAGCACTTTCTATTGCATATCTTGGTGAGAAAATTCCTTagagaattttcatttttttttatctctttttgtgTGTGATCGTGCTCCAAGTTTGAAGGATCgttgattggatttcagccccTGGAATTCCAAGAGAAAAGCTAATATTTGAAGATTGTTAGAGGTTCTAGTTGCTACTATGGTataagacaaacgggtcgtttgtctaggcaagtaagagagtcaagttgcaaaggttttgtaattgatgattacttgtaattgattttcaaataataaagttAACTTTTTTGGGTTTGGTTGCTCCGTAGGgtttttacctttaaagagttttttaaatGGTTTCCTTTTGTAATCAATCGTTgtgtcatacaatttatttatttactatataTGCATTTGATTGATTAAATAATTGCAAGAATGAGATtgattaagatgaaatattgcatattttataaatttagaatcaatatattttgattactttattgacattattattggttttagatagaaaaatagtTAACAAGtataaatacaagttgtgatttaaatttattaatatcatgagttatgtttaattttataaccagTGATTTAATTGGGCAATAATTCTTCACATGCAcaacatatttttcatattctagtcttgctttttattttttatttttgctctaTTATTTATatggtttctatttttttttaggcCTTATTTCTTGGGAGTTGCTCTACACACAAAAAGAAAGAGTTTTGCATGTGCCTTTCCCGAGGCAGGAAAAACATAACAATGCTAGAGCTTTGGAGAGGGACGTGACGTGGAAAGAGAGCTGCAACTCTTGGGGGGACTAGAAGGCAGCAGAAAGGAGGAATATGATTTGTGAAGAGCTGGTTTTTCAAAAAGCGAACTAGAGACTCTTACATGAGAACGGTAAAATTGCAGAGGAGCTTTTGGATGTGGGGGTTGACTTTTAGCAGAAAAAAGAAAGTTTGGAGCATTGGGATTGACTATTACTTGGGAGGAGAGAacatgttgtttttatttttttcttttgaccgGGGGACTTTGAAGAGAAGGGAGATTTTTTTCGTTTGGCTAGGAAAGGAAGGGACGAAAGGGTGAGAGACGCACATTGGGAGAGGGACTTCTGTGTGGGGTGTAGATGGAACAGACAGACTAAGGGGAGCTTTGGTTTTTCGTTTCGGTTATGGACTGAAGGGAGTTGGTTGCTGGGGCTTCTTGGACAACTTGGGAAGAACAAAGCTGGGCAGCAAGGGTGTGATTTTTCTGGTCTTTGGTGAGATGGACTTCATGAAGTGGACTTTCGAagagctctttttttttttttgggaaaagaGATAGCATGTTGAGGGAGTTTTTTTGGACTCTCTCCACTTTTGTTTTATGATCTAGGTTGTTTTCTAGTGTTTGATTggtgtgttttatttaagtcttttttttttttatggagaatatttttttgatttccaTGGCTTTTGTGATGagcatggttggctaaattgttttactaaggttagaggtgaagtctaaTGATTTAGACATTGTTTTGGATCAACAATAGAACTTATATTGtaagtttgatcgattgaatggttttattatttgatactttgattatctataaatttatcttgattcattatgATTTTCAAATACATTGGATACTTAAAATATCCTTGTAATACTCAAACAGGTTTGCAAATGTTTTAACTATTAATCATTCatacttaatcattagtgattaGTTCTTTGGCCTTAAATGCTAAATATTCCAATTAagcagaatcattattctagtttaattgacataaattgatcataaacaatattctaaattattagacggatccttgaAACCATAGTCgtctccatatcaatttattttatcatattagttttattctgttactttaaaaatcttattcttagtaattttctcttctatttgattgcacattcattttagtaatttcttttcattgtttgagtttattttccttattataTAAGTCAATTCTTATGGATTCAACCATGttagatactacaacacctgtatacttgtaggtaaaactgccctaaattttttgttactagtttgagtcaaaatttaggtgtaacaagtttttggcactATTGCTGGGGATTGCAACATGTGGAagagttttctttctttaaaaaaaaaaaaaagaaaaaaaattataataatcatcTTTTGCTAActttccctcttttttttttttttttacaggtacatatatatgtatatttttttgttcattttgtaccaaaaacaaaaaaaaaaggggggactGAGTAGCGTTgctttcatattcatatcatttggtaatcttgttcccttctcttttattttcttgcttatttTGCATTTAGATTTTAGAATAGAAGACTTTAGGTAGTGcatacattaattaattttgagacttttctacaccttttaatttttttgggatATACTTGagcctctatgatgaatgatctcatGGCAACGTGATCAAATCGGTGGATTGAGGAAAGAGAAAATTGTGTTAGGAGAATTGGTTAATAGGTTTTCTAGTGATtccaaaaattctcattctaacaCTATGTCTGACAATTATAGTGGTCATGATGAACTTGAAAATGAAGACGCTCAAAATAATCCATCAATGAGAACTTTGCATGAGTATTTGCAACcaacaaggacaagtactccatcatgcatgatttttcctacaaatatggagaattttgatttaaaaccgggagtaatTCAATTACTTCTCAAGTTTTATGGTTTAGACttagaaagtccttatttgcatttgaaaaaatttgaaaagatttgtGTGATTTTGCAGAACCAAATtgtcaatgatgatgttgttagatgAAAGTTGTTCTCATTCTCTTTGAAGGAAAAATCTTAAGGTTGGCTGAATTCATTAAGACCAggatctattggcacatggcaagaaatgcaaagagaatttttgaaaattttttttcctactcaCAGAATCAACACTCTTCATAGAAACATTATGaacttttctcaaaa contains:
- the LOC122310158 gene encoding disease resistance protein RUN1-like, with the translated sequence MDVVGNLISLEKFQLHGIAIRKLYASIGSLPYLKHLSARNCLSLSKLLDSIEGLASLVELLLAQTPITNLSDQVGALKMLRKLEMRNCKDLKFLPESIGSMFTLTSLNISNSNISEFPESIGMLENLELPEIFGMLSSLMILERAKKPDFLLVENRVPREDLGVAEKEKHNPFRLLASFSNSCSIEELDTQAWNLCVANRIALERVSDMSKLESLRELNLANCEKVEDILGLKCMKSLTSTMPKLKGVPKMNEDQIYLFRYPDCHLLVSKLRDGYDINVRGQDPPFINGIEVKKCGLYLIFKGDNDYKGDEESLDKS